One genomic window of Procambarus clarkii isolate CNS0578487 chromosome 43, FALCON_Pclarkii_2.0, whole genome shotgun sequence includes the following:
- the LOC138349923 gene encoding uncharacterized protein, which produces MHCFPNCEALNSLHLITSDYLLPLIFHRAEDQERKAREIIRRKALNQYDYWDISQTSKGYEDKELGYEDKKLTQQPHPDTLHILEDPTATPRHFSHPGRHNSSHPGRPNSPTQTLLTSWKTQQPHLDTSHILEDTTATPRHYTHPGRHNSPTQTLLTSWKTQQPHPDTSHILEDTTATSRHFSHPGRHNSSHPGRPNSHTQTLLTSWKTQQLTSWKTQQPHPDTSHILEDPTAPPRHFTHPGIHNSSHPGRPNSHTQTLLTSWKTQQLTSWKTQQPHPDTSHILEDTTAHILEDPTATPRHFSHPGRHNSSHPGRPNSPTQTLLTSWKTQQPHLDTSHILEDTTATPRHYTHPGRHNSPTQTLLTSWKTQQPHPDTSHILEDTTATSRHFSHPGRHNSSHPGRPNSHTLTLLTSWKTQQLTSWKTQQPHPDTSHILEDPTAPPRHFTHPGRHNSSHPGRPNSHTQTLLTSWKTQQLTSWKTQQPHPDTSHILEDTTAPPRHFTHPGRHNSNTQTLHTSWKTQQPHPDTSHILEDTTATSRHFSHPGRHNSHIQTLLTSWKTQQLTSWKTQQPHPDTSHILEDTTAHILEDPTAPPRHFSHPGRPNSSTQTLHTSWKTQQLTSWKTQQPHPDTSHILEDPTAPPRHFTHPGRHNSSHPGRPNSHTQTLLTSWKTQQPHPDTSHILEDTTATPRHFSHPGRPNSHTQTLHTSWKTQQPHPDTSHILEDPTATPRHFSHPGRHNSHTQTLLTSWKTQQPHPDTSHILEDTTATPRHFTHPGRPNSHTQTLLTSWKTQQLTSWKTRSMFLTIPQCLPSIS; this is translated from the exons ATGCACTGTTTTCCGAACTGTGAAGCTCTCAATAGTTTGCATTTGATCACTTCAGACTACCTTCTTCCCCTAATCTTTCACCGAGCAGAAGACCAAGAAAGAAAAGCAAGAGAAATTATCAGAAGAAAAGCATTAAACCAGTATGACTATTGGGACATATCCCAAACTTCgaagggttatgaggacaaggagctgggatatgaggacaagaagttg ACACAACAGCCACACCCAGACACTTTACACATCCTGGAAGACCCAACAGCCACACCCAGACACTTCTCACATCCTGGAAGACACAACAGCTCACATCCTGGAAGACCCAACAGCCCCACCCAGACACTTCTCACATCCTGGAAGACACAACAGCCCCACCTAGACACTTCACATATCCTGGAAGACACAACAGCAACACCCAGACACTACACACATCCTGGAAGACACAACAGCCCCACCCAGACACTTCTCACATCCTGGAAGACACAACAGCCACATCCAGACACTTCTCACATCCTGGAAGACACAACAGCCACATCCAGACACTTCTCACATCCTGGAAGACACAACAGCTCACATCCTGGAAGACCCAACAGCCACACCCAGACACTTCTCACATCCTGGAAGACACAACAGCTCACATCCTGGAAGACCCAACAGCCCCACCCAGACACTTCTCACATCCTGGAAGACCCAACAGCCccacccagacacttcacacatccTGGAATACACAACAGCTCACATCCTGGAAGACCCAACAGCCACACCCAGACACTTCTCACATCCTGGAAGACACAACAGCTCACATCCTGGAAGACCCAACAGCCCCACCCAGACACTTCTCACATCCTGGAAGACACAACAGCTCACATCCTGGAAGACCCAACAGCCACACCCAGACACTTCTCACATCCTGGAAGACACAACAGCTCACATCCTGGAAGACCCAACAGCCCCACCCAGACACTTCTCACATCCTGGAAGACACAACAGCCCCACCTAGACACTTCACACATCCTGGAAGACACAACAGCAACACCCAGACACTACACACATCCTGGAAGACACAACAGCCCCACCCAGACACTTCTCACATCCTGGAAGACACAACAGCCACATCCAGACACTTCTCACATCCTGGAAGACACAACAGCCACATCCAGACACTTCTCACATCCTGGAAGACACAACAGCTCACATCCTGGAAGACCCAACAGCCACACCCTGACACTTCTCACATCCTGGAAGACACAACAGCTCACATCCTGGAAGACCCAACAGCCCCACCCAGACACTTCTCACATCCTGGAAGACCCAACAGCGccacccagacacttcacacatccTGGAAGACACAACAGCTCACATCCTGGAAGACCCAACAGCCACACCCAGACACTTCTCACATCCTGGAAGACACAACAGCTCACATCCTGGAAGACCCAACAGCCCCACCCAGACACTTCTCACATCCTGGAAGACACAACAGCCCCACCTAGACACTTCACACATCCTGGAAGACACAACAGCAACACCCAGACACTACACACATCCTGGAAGACACAACAGCCCCACCCAGACACTTCTCACATCCTGGAAGACACAACAGCAACATCCAGACACTTCTCACATCCTGGAAGACACAACAGCCACATCCAGACACTTCTCACATCCTGGAAGACACAACAGCTCACATCCTGGAAGACCCAACAGCCACACCCAGACACTTCTCACATCCTGGAAGACACAACAGCACACATCCTGGAAGACCCAACAGCCCCACCCAGACACTTCTCACATCCTGGAAGACCCAACAGCTccacccagacacttcacacatccTGGAAGACACAACAGCTCACATCCTGGAAGACCCAACAGCCACACCCAGACACTTCTCACATCCTGGAAGACCCAACAGCCccacccagacacttcacacatccTGGAAGACACAACAGCTCACATCCTGGAAGACCCAACAGCCACACCCAGACACTTCTCACATCCTGGAAGACCCAACAGCCACACCCAGACACTTCTCACATCCTGGAAGACACAACAGCCACACCCAGACACTTCTCACATCCTGGAAGACCCAACAGCCacacccagacacttcacacatccTGGAAGACACAACAGCCACACCCAGACACTTCTCACATCCTGGAAGACCCAACAGCCACACCCAGACACTTCTCACATCCTGGAAGACACAACAGCCACACCCAGACACTTCTCACATCCTGGAAGACCCAACAGCCACACCCAGACACTTCTCACATCCTGGAAGACACAACAGCCacacccagacacttcacacatccTGGAAGACCCAACAGCCACACCCAGACACTTCTCACATCCTGGAAGACACAACAGCTCACATCCTGGAAAACACGAAGTATGTTCCTGACTATCCCCCAATGTCTTCCTTCCATCTCCTAA